The Branchiostoma floridae strain S238N-H82 chromosome 8, Bfl_VNyyK, whole genome shotgun sequence genome has a segment encoding these proteins:
- the LOC118421819 gene encoding dopamine beta-hydroxylase-like — MSLAIPLCFVPFIVLCTCHNLTVYNTSLDDSGKMELLWQVDYEASTVIFQLRADTDANGFAFGMSDDGTLRKADLVVFWTEGNSVNVADSWTDDHGYFHVDKSQDYHLIDYTANAGKTSVTFSRRFDTCDQQDYRIDSGTTNLLYVLPEHDISAVSDLNNDDARMRFGTKRQQLLKTDTDTPPLPPDVRSFDIRVNQAKIPPEETTYWCRTQPLPTLPAKVHVLQYEPIIAPGNEAVVHHMTVFLCGNDVSSTAGYDGPCEGEEDRRELKTCKHVIAAWAMGAQAFAYPEEAGIPLGGPSASTFAMIEIHYNNPGRRKDIVDSSGVRFHYTPTLRRHDAGIMELGLRYLPSMAIPPRQDSYVITGFCPAQCTVKGLPAGGIQVFASQLHTHLAGTAVWTKHVRSGVELPELNRDNHYSTMFEVKRLFRENEGERGERKKGEKGKEKDRGRYDHYDEGTQGDVLMTSCKYNTADRRSVTLGGYGIHDEMCLNYIHYYPASPLQACKSVVAASALDRFFDVVFSLFGTPNEQNVADDFSHMPWNPLTTAYLTSLYRRGPIDVMCQKTTGEIFEGKWTDLEQPHIRKPQNPQRKCQA, encoded by the exons ATGTCACTGGCAATCCCTCTCTGCTTTGTCCCTTTTATCGTACTTTGTACATGTCATAACCTAACCGTGTACAACACATCTCTGGACGACAGCGGCAAAATGGAGCTCTTGTGGCAGGTAGACTACGAAGCATCCACGGTGATATTTCAGCTCCGTGCGGATACAGACGCGAACGGCTTCGCGTTCGGCATGTCCGATGACGGGACGTTAAGGAAGGCCGATCTGGTGGTGTTCTGGACCGAGGGAAACTCTGTCAATGTTGCG GACTCTTGGACAGATGATCATGGTTATTTTCACGTTGATAAGAGTCAGGACTATCATCTGATTGACTACACAGCCAACGCAGGGAAAACCAGCGTAACATTCAGTCGTCGATTCGACACCTGCGACCAACAAGACTACCGCATCGAC TCAGGAACAACCAACTTGCTGTACGTCTTACCCGAACACGACATCTCTGCTGTATCTGATCTGAATAATGACGACGCGCGCATGCGTTTCGGAACCAAACGACAGCAGTTGTTGAAGACCGACACGGACACCCCTCCGCTTCCACCGGATGTGAGGTCATTCGACATCCGGGTGAATCAG GCAAAGATCCCACCAGAAGAGACAACTTATTGGTGCAGAACTCAGCCACTCCCGACACTCCCTGCGAAGGTTCACGTTCTTCAG TACGAGCCCATCATTGCCCCTGGGAACGAGGCTGTGGTACATCACATGACCGTGTTCCTGTGTGGGAACGACGTGAGTAGTACAGCCGGGTACGACGGTCCGTGTGAGGGGGAGGAGGATCGGCGGGAACTCAAGACCTGCAAACACGTGATCGCTGCATGGGCCATGGGTGCACAG GCATTTGCCTACCCAGAGGAGGCTGGAATCCCTCTAGGCGGTCCGAGTGCTTCTACGTTTGCCATGATAGAAATCCACTACAACAACCCAGGGCGACGAAAGG ATATTGTGGACAGCTCGGGCGTCAGATTCCACTACACGCCAACGCTACGACGTCATGACGCAGGAATCATGGAGCTGGGCTTACGTTACCTGCCGTCCATGGCGATACCACCACGTCAGGATAGTTACGTCATCACGGGGTTCTGTCCCGCACAGTGTACGGTCAAG GGCCTCCCCGCAGGTGGCATTCAGGTGTTCGCTTCGCAGCTACACACGCACCTGGCAGGAACAGCTGTGTGGACGAAGCACGTGAGAAGCGGAGTGGAACTTCCCGAGCTGAACAGGGATAACCACTACAGCACGATGTTTGAGGTGAAGCGTCTGTTCAGAGAGAACGagggagagaggggggagagaaaGAAGGGAGAGAAAGGCAAAGAGAAGGACAGGGG GAGATACGACCATTACGACGAAGG AACTCAA GGTGATGTCCTGATGACCAGCTGTAAATACAACACCGCAGACCGTCGCAGTGTTACTCTG GGTGGGTACGGTATCCATGACGAGATGTGTCTGAACTACATCCACTACTACCCCGCTTCGCCGCTACAGGCCTGTAAGAGTGTGGTGGCAGCCTCGGCTTTGGACAGGTTCTTCGACGTGGTGTTCAG CTTGTTTGGAACACCAAATGAGCAAAACGTTGCAGACGATTTTTCTCACATGCCATGGAACCCATTGACAACGGCTTATCTGACGTCACTCTACCGACGCGGACCAATAGACGTCATGTGCCAGAAAACTACTGGTGAAATTTTTGAG GGGAAGTGGACTGACTTAGAACAGCCGCATATTCGGAAACCCCAGAATCCTCAGCGGAAGTGTCAAGCATGA